One stretch of Miscanthus floridulus cultivar M001 chromosome 18, ASM1932011v1, whole genome shotgun sequence DNA includes these proteins:
- the LOC136519951 gene encoding uncharacterized protein, whose translation MADNNHWRNRGQTLIAGAGLGVLTVNSGLAMYRARGDAASILFVAGSYLTLLLLFVCLRAYERAAPGSPARERARRAVWPLTTLLTLSFAWKVAAAMPSAAAAAVVWG comes from the coding sequence ATGGCGGACAACAATCACTGGAGGAATCGCGGGCAGACCCTGATCGCCGGCGCGGGCCTCGGAGTGCTCACCGTCAACTCGGGCCTCGCCATGTACCGCGCCAGGGGCGACGCGGCCTCCATCCTCTTCGTCGCGGGGTCGTACCTCACCCTGCTCCTTCTGTTCGTTTGCCTCCGCGCCTACGAGCGGGCGGCGCCAGGGTCGCCGGCCAGGGAGCGGGCGAGGCGCGCCGTGTGGCCGCTCACCACGCTGCTCACGCTCTCATTCGCCTGGAAGGTGGCGGCGGCCATGCCTTCGGCTGCTGCGGCAGCCGTCGTCTGGGGTTAG
- the LOC136522826 gene encoding uncharacterized protein has translation MANLALTWVTKAGLGVLTLNSGLAIYRARGDPASILFVSGSYTTLLLLFRCLRDYERAAPGSPARERARRAVWPLTTLLTVAFAWKVAAVMPSAVAAAVVLAVASTAGGFFALFVPG, from the exons ATGGCCAACCTCGCGCTGACCTGGGTCACCAAAGCCGGCTTGGGCGTGCTCACCCTCAACTCCGGCCTGGCCATCTACCGCGCCAGGGGCGACCCCGCCTCCATCCTCTTCGTCTCAGGTTCGTACAccaccctgctcctcctcttccgctGCCTCCGGGACTACGAGCGGGCGGCCCCCGGCTCCCCGGCTAGGGAGCGGGCGAGGCGCGCG GTGTGGCCGCTCACCACGCTGCTCACCGTGGCGTTCGCGTGGAAGGTGGCGGCCGTCATGCCTTCGGCCGTCGCGGCGGCCGTCGTGCTCGCCGTCGCGAGCACCGCCGGTGGCTTCTTTGCTCTGTTCGTTCCCGGATGA